A genomic region of Sulfobacillus acidophilus DSM 10332 contains the following coding sequences:
- a CDS encoding UBA/THIF-type NAD/FAD binding protein (PFAM: ThiF family~COGs: COG1179 Dinucleotide-utilizing protein involved in molybdopterin and thiamine biosynthesis family 1~InterPro IPR000594~KEGG: aoe:Clos_1322 UBA/ThiF-type NAD/FAD binding protein~PFAM: UBA/THIF-type NAD/FAD binding fold~SPTR: UBA/THIF-type NAD/FAD binding protein), whose translation MYYRLRTGLSIYQDAVGDLHCMFPATGTVKHIRCSEDLIALLKVMQTPQTLDHLYRMAFAADPSLRPEAIALVLDRLIAEGVITRSADEVEVPRSSFELFLQEVAPLGAEQGIRAIQSGTAIIIGVGTVGSIVATLLAQSQVGHLVVVDSDCVEERNLERQLTYSRNDIFQDKVAILRQFITDRTNVRMTTHKNKVENATDVFNILENVEPPAVVINCGDEPSVDMIASWIDEAIQRRNVPLPFIAGGGYAGHLGSVGPTFIEGKTICWNCYQAQIHNIRYKYGLPDWHLIAHRPFPTHQRPAFAPLGLLVASLIATEALGILSGTISPLFVNRHAEWNLMRNEFLWHPLEPQPGCLRCALVSSRTVGEPR comes from the coding sequence ATGTATTACCGTTTACGGACAGGATTATCCATCTATCAAGATGCAGTTGGTGACCTTCATTGTATGTTTCCTGCCACCGGCACGGTTAAACATATCCGTTGTTCTGAAGACCTTATCGCTCTATTAAAAGTTATGCAGACGCCACAAACGTTAGACCACTTATATCGAATGGCATTTGCCGCCGATCCATCGCTGAGGCCCGAGGCAATCGCGCTTGTATTAGACCGGTTAATCGCTGAAGGAGTGATTACTCGGTCGGCCGACGAAGTTGAAGTCCCCCGCAGCAGTTTTGAGCTCTTTTTGCAAGAAGTAGCTCCCTTAGGTGCTGAGCAAGGGATTCGCGCCATTCAATCCGGAACAGCTATCATTATTGGTGTGGGCACCGTGGGCAGTATCGTAGCGACTCTATTGGCTCAAAGCCAGGTTGGTCATTTGGTGGTGGTCGATTCCGATTGTGTCGAAGAGCGGAATCTGGAACGACAATTAACGTATAGTCGCAACGACATCTTTCAAGACAAAGTCGCCATCTTGCGTCAGTTCATCACTGATCGGACAAACGTGCGAATGACAACGCACAAGAACAAAGTCGAAAACGCCACGGATGTCTTCAACATATTGGAAAACGTGGAGCCTCCTGCGGTAGTCATTAACTGTGGCGACGAACCCTCAGTGGACATGATAGCGTCGTGGATTGACGAGGCCATTCAACGCCGAAACGTTCCTCTTCCATTTATTGCGGGCGGCGGTTATGCTGGCCATTTAGGATCTGTGGGCCCCACGTTTATCGAAGGGAAAACTATTTGCTGGAATTGCTATCAAGCCCAAATACATAACATTCGTTACAAGTACGGGTTGCCCGACTGGCATCTGATTGCTCATCGACCCTTTCCCACGCATCAGCGGCCAGCCTTTGCGCCGTTAGGGCTTTTAGTGGCAAGCCTGATAGCCACGGAAGCTCTTGGCATATTGAGCGGCACCATTTCACCTTTGTTTGTGAATCGACATGCTGAGTGGAATCTCATGCGCAATGAATTCCTGTGGCATCCCCTGGAACCCCAGCCCGGTTGTTTGCGATGCGCTCTAGTGTCTTCTCGAACGGTGGGAGAACCGCGATGA
- a CDS encoding phosphopantetheine-protein transferase (PFAM: 4'-phosphopantetheinyl transferase superfamily~TIGRFAM: phosphopantethiene--protein transferase domain; holo-[acyl-carrier-protein] synthase~COGs: COG0736 Phosphopantetheinyl transferase (holo-ACP synthase)~InterPro IPR004568:IPR008278~KEGG: ckn:Calkro_0809 holo-acyl-carrier-protein synthase~PFAM: 4'-phosphopantetheinyl transferase~SPTR: Holo-[acyl-carrier-protein] synthase;~TIGRFAM: Phosphopantethiene-protein transferase), whose protein sequence is MIGIDVVDIARFERRWDNAFMNQLFTKCELAYIERQPRPTRTAAGIFAAKEAFLKALHQPITLKRVQLIEIRHRDDGAPEIVIHEDGFHPFDFGGIHVSISHTDSVAMAMVMITKKWKRQQ, encoded by the coding sequence ATGATTGGGATTGATGTGGTCGATATTGCGCGATTTGAACGCCGTTGGGACAACGCTTTTATGAATCAATTATTTACAAAGTGCGAGTTAGCCTATATTGAGCGTCAACCACGGCCGACTCGAACTGCAGCTGGAATATTTGCCGCAAAAGAAGCTTTTTTAAAAGCCTTGCATCAACCCATTACATTAAAACGGGTTCAATTGATTGAAATACGTCATAGAGACGATGGAGCGCCAGAAATTGTGATACATGAAGACGGTTTTCATCCATTTGACTTCGGAGGAATACATGTATCGATATCTCATACGGATTCCGTTGCTATGGCGATGGTCATGATCACGAAAAAGTGGAAACGGCAACAATAG
- a CDS encoding GCN5-related N-acetyltransferase (COGs: COG1670 Acetyltransferase including N-acetylase of ribosomal protein~InterPro IPR000182~KEGG: ppy:PPE_01776 acetyltransferase~PFAM: GCN5-related N-acetyltransferase~SPTR: Acetyltransferase) produces MNGRLVKLISWEHDHVATYIEWLQNPEVARLTHIITRPVSRREIEEEFHAYFQGKSSVQHCAIVHRTTGQLLGKIHWEECLKGPDVYEMGIVIGKPDWWRMGYGAEACLLAGDILFHEMKAHKVMYLCAEYNTPMIELGLRNGFVEEGRIRDRFYVNGRYWDGIWLGLLKAEYDALMNRLILRLGGTSHDI; encoded by the coding sequence ATGAATGGACGATTAGTCAAACTTATAAGTTGGGAACACGATCATGTCGCGACGTACATAGAATGGTTGCAAAATCCTGAAGTCGCTCGGTTGACCCACATTATTACAAGGCCGGTGTCTCGGCGAGAAATTGAAGAGGAATTTCACGCATATTTTCAAGGGAAATCATCTGTTCAGCATTGCGCTATCGTTCATCGGACCACAGGGCAGTTATTGGGCAAAATTCATTGGGAAGAATGTCTTAAAGGTCCGGATGTATATGAAATGGGGATCGTGATTGGCAAGCCGGATTGGTGGCGCATGGGTTACGGAGCGGAAGCCTGTCTCTTGGCCGGGGACATTCTATTCCATGAGATGAAGGCCCATAAAGTCATGTATCTCTGTGCCGAGTATAACACCCCAATGATTGAGTTGGGGCTCCGCAACGGGTTTGTTGAGGAAGGCCGCATTCGGGACAGATTTTATGTTAATGGGCGATATTGGGATGGAATTTGGCTCGGCTTGCTCAAAGCAGAATACGACGCCCTCATGAATCGACTCATTCTGCGACTAGGAGGTACGTCGCATGACATTTAA
- a CDS encoding protein of unknown function DUF1360 (PFAM: Protein of unknown function (DUF1360)~InterPro IPR010773~KEGG: bbe:BBR47_17400 hypothetical protein~PFAM: Protein of unknown function DUF1360~SPTR: Putative uncharacterized protein) — protein MVLHPLTFVVLGLACFRLTHLIVVEEITTFLRTPFVDAVNERDARGRWIKLQYPKPHRIRGFIGALLSCPWCTGIWVGIALVMGWYTVPHVVFPVALIFAVSGLGVIAEMATQYWNRNSFSPTPEQIARINAINALLEYGTATRSPAEANKDSVR, from the coding sequence ATGGTGTTGCATCCCCTCACATTTGTGGTGTTAGGACTGGCTTGTTTTCGCTTAACCCATTTGATTGTTGTAGAAGAAATTACAACATTCCTTCGAACCCCCTTTGTTGACGCTGTTAACGAACGGGATGCCCGTGGACGGTGGATTAAACTCCAATACCCAAAACCGCATCGTATTCGTGGGTTTATTGGGGCTCTTCTGAGCTGTCCTTGGTGTACGGGAATCTGGGTGGGCATTGCACTGGTAATGGGATGGTATACGGTTCCGCATGTGGTGTTTCCCGTGGCATTAATCTTTGCCGTTTCCGGGCTCGGGGTCATTGCCGAAATGGCGACTCAATATTGGAATCGTAATAGCTTTAGTCCCACACCGGAACAGATCGCTCGCATTAATGCCATCAACGCTTTGCTGGAATATGGCACTGCAACCCGTAGTCCAGCCGAGGCAAACAAGGATTCCGTGCGATGA
- a CDS encoding major facilitator superfamily MFS_1 (PFAM: Major Facilitator Superfamily~COGs: COG2814 Arabinose efflux permease~InterPro IPR011701~KEGG: ttr:Tter_2612 drug resistance transporter, EmrB/QacA subfamily~PFAM: Major facilitator superfamily MFS-1~SPTR: Drug resistance transporter, EmrB/QacA subfamily), translating into MMPRQTLIIVGSAAMCVGLSALDMSITTIAAPRIVASLRGPITQVALIFATYLGAAVLILPWSGVLADRWSSPGVLIGGLALFGVGSVGCLIAPNFLVFLLSRTVQGLGGGVLMVLPMTIIGQRYAPNERPRWQGILAAAYGLATLVGPPLGGWITTVFGWRWIFGLNLPLTAIALVGGSGIPSHRGSSGESPHWTNLVLFSGIVGFILLLTTRHWSAMEYGVFIVGLLILGVPFVQQVRNRQSSLWPQELEESLIISRGFLLMFLIAASIEMGAVYSPLLFQRIFLITPQQTGIWLIPMSLVAILASLWSGKWMTETGLYRRLLIGAQFIMVFGLMLATLSLVTHILGILEISTLLFGLGLGLQQPILAVVIQAATPDTYIGRMSSLLPLVWNVGALVGILISSFALALFHGLWGWVTLYLMASAILLLTVGIAIRLPYRSILDVTSHSENASGGYSV; encoded by the coding sequence ATGATGCCACGTCAAACGTTAATCATCGTGGGGAGTGCCGCCATGTGTGTGGGCCTTTCTGCTTTGGATATGTCGATTACCACTATAGCCGCGCCGCGTATTGTCGCGTCACTTCGCGGACCCATCACGCAAGTCGCCTTGATCTTCGCGACCTACCTTGGCGCAGCGGTTCTGATATTACCCTGGAGTGGAGTGTTAGCGGATCGATGGTCGAGTCCAGGAGTATTAATCGGCGGTTTAGCGTTATTTGGTGTCGGATCGGTCGGATGTCTTATTGCACCCAATTTTCTCGTGTTTTTACTATCACGAACCGTTCAAGGTTTGGGTGGCGGGGTCCTCATGGTTTTACCGATGACGATAATCGGCCAACGGTACGCTCCCAATGAACGGCCTCGATGGCAAGGGATTTTGGCTGCAGCCTACGGATTGGCCACATTAGTCGGGCCCCCTCTCGGCGGATGGATTACTACGGTGTTCGGCTGGCGGTGGATTTTTGGATTGAACTTACCGCTAACTGCAATAGCCCTAGTTGGAGGGAGCGGCATCCCAAGTCACCGGGGCTCGTCAGGAGAATCACCACATTGGACGAATTTAGTTCTCTTTAGTGGTATCGTGGGATTCATTTTACTGTTAACGACGAGACATTGGTCTGCGATGGAGTACGGGGTATTTATCGTCGGACTGCTCATCCTCGGTGTACCGTTTGTTCAACAAGTGCGAAATAGACAGAGTAGTCTATGGCCTCAAGAATTAGAGGAATCCCTAATCATCTCTCGGGGATTTTTGCTCATGTTTCTCATTGCAGCCAGTATCGAAATGGGTGCAGTCTACTCGCCGCTACTCTTTCAGCGAATTTTTTTGATCACTCCTCAACAGACCGGAATATGGTTGATTCCGATGTCTTTAGTGGCGATTTTAGCCAGTCTTTGGAGTGGTAAATGGATGACAGAAACCGGGCTTTATCGACGCTTGCTGATTGGAGCCCAGTTCATTATGGTGTTCGGACTAATGCTGGCAACACTCAGCCTGGTAACCCATATATTAGGGATTTTGGAAATTAGCACTCTGCTTTTTGGACTGGGTTTGGGACTTCAACAACCTATTTTAGCCGTCGTTATCCAAGCGGCTACTCCAGATACGTATATTGGTCGTATGTCATCTCTGTTACCTCTGGTTTGGAATGTGGGGGCGTTAGTGGGAATTTTGATATCGTCGTTCGCTCTCGCCTTATTCCATGGATTATGGGGATGGGTCACATTGTACCTCATGGCGTCGGCTATCTTGTTATTAACGGTTGGGATTGCCATTCGCTTGCCTTACCGAAGCATACTTGACGTTACCTCTCATTCGGAAAACGCTTCAGGGGGGTATTCGGTGTAA
- a CDS encoding hypothetical protein (PFAM: MMPL family~COGs: COG2409 drug exporter of the RND superfamily~KEGG: gym:GYMC10_4963 MmpL domain protein~SPTR: MMPL domain protein), protein MTFNKKKSPSFHTRLAVVVIALWCVLIGFGIRGFQDLSHRVNTTGLQTPGTPSAQYVHWVHQFSPAINDLTLDVLIHRRNTAQAFNSFSPLIAAIHHHVPQWSVEDIQQRGPWTAIIWSTGTAHWIPALSQYAASEQTLTAIVRHFDRITQDTTFVTGAVPLQWTFSRLAIRALENAARFTLPMTLILLLVVFQSWSAALFVPLSAMSGSLIGLGVLGLWPTSIPVTSFTTEAGMMLGLGVGIDYGMMWWASLQRTDPDTNIVIRYVMAQQRVRQMVIPAAAIVILSLMALMFFSQPLITSIALGVIFAVTGSAMASLSVLPALLWIVRARPKRLTSLSGKPAFWTRLQGFLLNRYRVVAAGVIIVLLVFSSGTRALVLWEPGVATLPQSESAVQGFRILQKQFPIAAGAPIMVAIGPPHSGGNMYNRREFGNVLSSLRHTEGIRRVQPITPILPAMSKTPTVTNQQRRATVHLVAVWSSFPNSSPLTIRLVPTLRQRLTNGFQLKSIVGGGAAEVYDAIHRVFHRFLWVFAIISLVSGAGLYWRFRSLLISVSAIIFNALSTATSLGVLIAVFQHHAGAWMGLPSPGALQWTTPVLLFAILYAVSTDYEIFYVEAVSHHRQANRPLRELLLAGTQETGGFLTGAAIIMVSVFMAFGLSGLEFMQELGIGLSVAVLIDATVVRMVLVPSFLLWFQQWSWWPGGKKRSPMFLEVP, encoded by the coding sequence ATGACATTTAATAAAAAAAAATCGCCGTCTTTTCATACGCGATTAGCGGTCGTCGTGATTGCGTTATGGTGCGTTCTCATTGGCTTCGGAATTCGTGGGTTTCAAGACCTTAGTCATCGCGTTAATACCACCGGACTACAAACCCCAGGCACTCCTTCCGCACAATACGTCCACTGGGTGCATCAGTTTTCACCGGCTATTAATGATCTCACTTTGGATGTATTAATTCATCGTAGGAATACTGCCCAGGCCTTTAATTCATTTTCACCGCTGATTGCGGCGATTCATCACCATGTACCCCAATGGTCGGTGGAAGACATCCAACAACGCGGCCCGTGGACAGCTATCATCTGGTCAACGGGCACAGCTCATTGGATTCCGGCCTTAAGCCAATATGCCGCCTCTGAACAGACATTGACGGCAATAGTTCGGCATTTTGACCGCATCACGCAGGATACAACTTTCGTTACGGGGGCCGTTCCGCTTCAGTGGACCTTCTCACGTTTAGCGATCCGTGCTTTGGAGAATGCTGCGCGCTTTACCTTGCCGATGACGTTAATCTTGTTACTCGTGGTGTTTCAATCGTGGAGTGCTGCCCTATTCGTGCCATTAAGCGCCATGAGCGGGTCCCTTATCGGGCTCGGTGTGTTAGGATTATGGCCAACGTCCATCCCGGTCACTAGTTTTACCACCGAAGCGGGTATGATGCTTGGCTTGGGTGTCGGTATTGATTATGGGATGATGTGGTGGGCATCCCTTCAACGTACGGACCCAGACACGAATATTGTAATCCGCTATGTTATGGCCCAACAACGTGTACGTCAGATGGTCATACCCGCCGCTGCCATTGTTATCCTTTCGCTTATGGCATTAATGTTTTTTTCTCAGCCGTTAATTACATCGATTGCGCTCGGGGTCATATTTGCTGTAACAGGCAGTGCCATGGCCAGTTTAAGCGTACTCCCGGCGTTACTGTGGATCGTGCGGGCCCGTCCGAAGCGCCTCACCAGTTTATCGGGAAAGCCAGCATTTTGGACACGCCTTCAAGGGTTCCTGCTGAATCGCTATCGCGTTGTTGCGGCGGGGGTCATCATTGTCTTGTTGGTCTTTAGTAGTGGAACACGGGCGTTGGTGTTATGGGAACCTGGGGTTGCCACCTTACCGCAATCAGAGTCGGCGGTCCAAGGATTTCGCATCCTTCAAAAGCAATTCCCGATTGCGGCCGGGGCACCGATTATGGTTGCAATTGGTCCGCCCCACTCAGGAGGGAATATGTACAATCGCCGAGAATTTGGAAATGTACTATCTTCGTTGCGTCATACGGAAGGCATTCGCCGTGTCCAGCCGATAACACCAATATTACCGGCCATGTCCAAAACACCCACGGTAACGAATCAACAACGCCGCGCAACAGTACACTTGGTTGCCGTCTGGTCATCTTTTCCTAATAGCAGTCCCCTAACGATTCGTTTAGTGCCGACATTACGACAGCGCCTGACCAATGGTTTTCAGCTGAAATCCATTGTCGGCGGCGGAGCGGCCGAAGTCTATGACGCAATTCACCGCGTATTTCATCGATTTCTTTGGGTTTTTGCGATCATATCATTGGTGTCGGGCGCGGGACTCTATTGGCGGTTTCGTTCGCTGCTCATTTCCGTGTCTGCGATTATTTTTAACGCACTATCGACAGCGACCAGTCTGGGTGTTCTCATAGCGGTGTTTCAACATCACGCAGGCGCGTGGATGGGACTACCTAGTCCCGGAGCTCTTCAATGGACAACACCCGTTCTCCTATTTGCGATCTTATATGCGGTAAGCACCGACTATGAAATTTTTTACGTGGAGGCAGTCAGCCATCACCGTCAAGCGAATCGACCCTTGCGGGAGCTACTTCTCGCTGGCACCCAGGAAACTGGCGGATTTCTCACCGGTGCCGCCATCATTATGGTGTCGGTGTTTATGGCATTTGGATTGTCCGGGCTCGAATTTATGCAAGAACTAGGTATTGGTTTGTCCGTAGCCGTTCTCATAGACGCAACGGTTGTCCGCATGGTTCTCGTTCCAAGCTTTTTGTTGTGGTTCCAACAATGGTCCTGGTGGCCGGGAGGAAAGAAGCGCTCCCCCATGTTTCTGGAGGTGCCCTAA